In a genomic window of Carassius auratus strain Wakin unplaced genomic scaffold, ASM336829v1 scaf_tig00217273, whole genome shotgun sequence:
- the LOC113100467 gene encoding cell wall protein RTB1-like: MDMIKFTLLVFLYHQLLWQGNVWSQGELPVNTTAPELQGDESPANTTAPERQGDESPANTTTPERQGDESPANTTAPERQGTNRQLTPRRQSVRGTNRQLTPRRQSVRGTNRPANTTAPERQWDESAANTTVPERQGDESPANTTAPERQGDESAANTTAPERQWDESAANTTAPERQWDESPANTTAPGPQEDETETTSSATTQSQETETTSNTT; the protein is encoded by the exons ATGGATATGATTAAATTTACTCTTTTGGTGTTTCTTTATCACCAGTTGCTATGGCAAG GAAACGTCTGGAGTCAGGGTGAGCTGCCAGTTAACACCACGGCGCCAGAGCTTCAGGGGGACGAATCGCCAGCTAACACCACGGCGCCAGAGCGTCAGGGGGACGAATCGCCAGCTAACACCACGACGCCAGAGCGTCAGGGGGACGAATCGCCAGCTAACACCACGGCGCCAGAGCGTCAGGGGACGAATCGCCAGCTAACACCACGGCGCCAGAGCGTCAGGGGGACGAATCGCCAGCTAACACCACGGCGCCAGAGCGTCAGGGGGACGAATCGGCCAGCTAACACCACGGCGCCAGAGCGTCAGTGGGACGAATCGGCAGCTAACACCACGGTGCCAGAGCGTCAGGGGGACGAATCGCCAGCTAACACCACGGCGCCAGAGCGTCAGGGGGACGAATCGGCAGCTAACACCACGGCGCCAGAGCGTCAGTGGGACGAATCGGCAGCTAACACCACGGCGCCAGAGCGTCAGTGGGACGAATCGCCAGCTAACACCACGGCGCCAGGGCCTCAGGAGGATGAGACGGAGACCACTTCTAGTGCCACCACACAGTCTCAGGAGACTGAGACCACTTCAAACACTACCTAA